One region of Thiorhodovibrio frisius genomic DNA includes:
- a CDS encoding YbfB/YjiJ family MFS transporter: MANNKNRLGSQGSGSLRVLASGIFALVLTMGVARFAYTPMLAYMQAQTGLSDALAGWLAGWNYLGYLSGLLLITAMKDLMLKDRLYRIALVLAVLTTAMMALGDAPLLWGVSRYLAGLSTAGGLMLGSGLILNWLIRHGHRSELGLHFSGIGLGILFGALVVELAALATDWRGQWWLLTALGALLLVPAWGWLPRPNQGTPLAPHHSAGIQEPGPLWLWLLQAAYLCAGFGYVVNATFTVLITEQQPALAGQGGLMWMLVGLAAAPAPLLWDRLARRLGYLSALQWGYGLQILGILLPVFSTTLVAAVISAILFGFTFIGIVSLVLTMVGVRYPAHPAAIMARLTLGYGVAQIIAPVVAGELAERTGRFDLSLLMVAAIMVLGMGCLVAMRLLPQRDDSD, from the coding sequence TGGCAAACAACAAGAACAGGCTTGGTTCGCAAGGGTCAGGGTCTCTGCGCGTTCTCGCCTCGGGCATTTTTGCCCTGGTGCTCACCATGGGCGTGGCCCGCTTTGCCTACACCCCAATGCTTGCCTACATGCAGGCACAAACAGGGCTGAGCGATGCGTTGGCCGGATGGCTGGCGGGGTGGAATTATCTCGGCTACCTGTCCGGGTTGCTGCTGATCACCGCGATGAAGGACCTGATGCTCAAGGACCGGCTCTATCGCATCGCCCTGGTGCTGGCGGTGTTGACCACCGCGATGATGGCGCTCGGCGACGCGCCCCTGCTGTGGGGCGTGAGCCGCTATCTGGCCGGACTTAGCACGGCGGGCGGGCTGATGCTGGGTTCCGGACTGATTCTGAATTGGCTCATCCGTCACGGCCACCGCAGCGAACTGGGCCTGCACTTCAGCGGCATTGGTCTTGGTATTTTGTTCGGTGCTTTGGTGGTGGAGCTGGCCGCGCTGGCGACAGACTGGCGCGGCCAATGGTGGCTGCTCACCGCCCTGGGCGCGTTGCTACTGGTGCCCGCTTGGGGCTGGTTGCCGCGACCGAACCAGGGCACTCCACTGGCGCCGCATCATAGCGCCGGCATTCAAGAACCCGGCCCCCTGTGGTTGTGGCTGCTGCAAGCGGCCTACCTGTGCGCGGGCTTTGGATATGTGGTCAATGCCACCTTTACTGTGCTGATTACCGAGCAACAACCGGCCTTGGCTGGACAAGGCGGTTTGATGTGGATGCTGGTCGGCCTGGCTGCCGCGCCCGCCCCGCTGCTCTGGGACCGTCTGGCGCGCCGCCTGGGTTATTTAAGCGCCCTGCAGTGGGGCTACGGACTGCAAATCCTTGGCATTCTGCTACCGGTCTTCAGCACCACCCTGGTCGCGGCCGTGATCAGCGCGATCCTGTTTGGCTTTACCTTTATTGGTATCGTCTCCCTGGTGCTGACCATGGTTGGCGTGCGCTATCCGGCGCACCCTGCCGCCATTATGGCGCGGCTGACGCTGGGCTATGGCGTGGCGCAGATCATCGCTCCGGTGGTGGCGGGGGAGTTGGCCGAGAGGACCGGACGCTTCGATCTGTCGCTGCTGATGGTCGCTGCCATCATGGTGCTGGGAATGGGCTGCCTGGTCGCAATGCGTCTGTTACCGCAGCGGGATGACTCAGACTGA
- a CDS encoding TIGR02677 family protein, whose product MPDTSFNYLTADKTDLYRTLMRAFSEAKEHFLVHLRPEDVLDHVRRDGRQLDIDAVQAALGQLVEWGNLQAEPDTSRVTTVEDFYRARYLYQITREGEAAQAALATYERMLGHHGALQSVALADIASQLRALRTLLDTQDSEAGLDSAKAHLLLRDITRVFTDLADNARDFMAGLARGLDLRRAERAAFIDYKDRLLDYLRRFIGDLVTRSAEIAGLILDIQQHPAFQPLLERIAERDAADLAPAPGLDAAEPTQLDPVLDRAKMLDEWQARWSGLEAWFIGAADRPSQAELLRSRARRAISDLVDAVVQLNERRLGRSDRSADYRTLAAWFMDCKTDAEAHRLWRAAFGLTPARHLGIDDDSLQAGAEEPVPPSRPWAEAPPLRISPRLRETGSHAKRGVPPKVRDRSADKQKLRARLDRESLQARDARRRLATGEETRLSAIGRLDPASFDLFLRLLGEALAATRDPEQAVQTVTGDGTIDIHLEPLGPETRAVIETPDGAFGGRDYRVRMTDLEAGAIPSPQTERTPARNPAPGDEAAV is encoded by the coding sequence ATGCCCGATACCAGCTTCAACTACCTGACCGCCGATAAGACGGACCTCTACCGGACCCTGATGCGGGCCTTCTCAGAGGCCAAGGAACATTTCCTGGTCCATCTGCGTCCGGAAGATGTGCTCGATCACGTCAGGCGCGACGGCCGGCAACTCGACATCGATGCCGTCCAGGCCGCGCTCGGCCAGCTGGTCGAATGGGGCAACCTCCAGGCCGAGCCCGACACCAGCCGGGTCACCACGGTCGAGGACTTCTACCGCGCCCGCTATCTCTACCAGATCACCCGCGAGGGCGAGGCCGCCCAGGCTGCCCTGGCCACCTATGAGCGCATGCTTGGACATCATGGCGCCCTCCAGTCTGTGGCCCTGGCCGACATCGCCAGCCAGTTGCGTGCCTTGCGGACCCTGCTCGACACCCAGGACAGCGAGGCCGGGCTCGATAGCGCCAAGGCGCACCTGCTCTTGCGCGACATCACCCGGGTCTTTACCGATCTTGCCGACAATGCCCGCGACTTCATGGCCGGACTGGCACGAGGGCTCGATCTGCGCCGGGCCGAGCGGGCGGCCTTCATCGACTACAAGGATCGTCTGCTGGACTATCTGCGTCGATTCATCGGCGACCTGGTGACGCGATCCGCCGAGATCGCCGGGCTGATCCTCGACATCCAGCAGCATCCGGCCTTCCAGCCCCTGCTGGAGCGGATCGCCGAGCGCGATGCCGCCGACCTGGCCCCGGCGCCCGGTCTGGACGCCGCCGAGCCCACTCAGCTCGACCCGGTCCTGGATCGGGCCAAAATGCTCGACGAATGGCAGGCCCGCTGGTCCGGGCTTGAGGCCTGGTTCATCGGCGCGGCGGACCGACCGTCCCAGGCGGAGCTGCTGCGCTCCCGCGCTCGGCGGGCCATCTCCGATCTGGTCGACGCCGTGGTCCAGCTCAACGAGCGCCGGCTCGGGCGCAGCGACCGCTCCGCCGACTATCGCACTCTGGCCGCCTGGTTCATGGACTGCAAGACTGATGCCGAGGCCCATCGGCTCTGGCGCGCCGCCTTCGGGCTGACCCCGGCGCGCCATCTGGGCATCGACGACGACAGCCTGCAGGCCGGCGCCGAGGAGCCGGTGCCGCCGTCGCGCCCCTGGGCCGAGGCGCCGCCGCTGCGAATCAGCCCGCGTCTGCGCGAAACCGGCAGCCACGCCAAGCGCGGCGTCCCGCCCAAGGTCCGGGACCGCAGCGCGGATAAGCAAAAGCTCCGGGCGCGGCTGGATCGGGAGAGCCTCCAGGCGCGCGACGCCCGCCGCCGTCTGGCGACCGGCGAGGAGACCCGGCTCAGCGCGATCGGACGTCTGGATCCGGCCAGCTTCGACCTCTTCCTGCGTCTGCTCGGCGAGGCCCTGGCGGCCACCCGGGATCCGGAGCAGGCCGTGCAGACGGTCACTGGCGACGGCACCATCGACATCCATCTGGAGCCACTGGGACCCGAGACCCGCGCGGTCATCGAGACCCCGGACGGGGCCTTCGGCGGCCGCGACTATCGGGTGCGCATGACCGATCTGGAGGCCGGGGCCATCCCAAGCCCGCAGACTGAGCGGACGCCAGCGCGGAATCCGGCGCCAGGCGACGAGGCCGCCGTATGA
- a CDS encoding ATP-binding cassette domain-containing protein, with product MIEVRDLSRQYGVLKAVDRVSFDIGRREIVGLLGHNGAGKTTIMKMLTGFLEPSGGTIRIAGLDIAAPGRQGRRAVQRHIGYLPENCPLYPDMTVLDHLDYQAALRGISGTARAQAIRRAIARTALEAKATAQVATMSRGYRQRLGVAQAILHEPDILVLDEPTNGLDPSQIQHMRELIRELAEAATVIVSTHILQEVDAICERVLIMRAGHLALDCKLGELAGAPRLLVTLDQAEDSAREALAAAEGVTDFERLAAKDGPTEQHSYALGTTDATALAPRIARLVNERGWSLYRLEPEQHDLEALFKAVSSAEPPVGAPASARTTAPEVTHV from the coding sequence ATGATCGAAGTACGGGATCTGAGCCGCCAGTATGGCGTGCTCAAGGCAGTTGACCGGGTGTCCTTTGACATCGGTCGCCGCGAGATTGTTGGCTTGCTGGGCCACAATGGGGCCGGCAAGACGACCATCATGAAAATGCTGACCGGCTTTCTGGAGCCGAGCGGCGGCACCATTCGCATCGCCGGGCTCGACATTGCCGCCCCAGGCCGTCAAGGGCGCCGCGCGGTGCAGCGCCACATCGGCTACCTGCCAGAGAACTGCCCGCTGTATCCGGACATGACAGTGCTTGATCACCTTGACTACCAGGCGGCGTTGCGCGGCATTTCAGGCACAGCGCGCGCGCAAGCCATCCGCCGCGCTATCGCGCGCACCGCGCTTGAGGCAAAGGCGACCGCTCAGGTGGCGACCATGTCGCGCGGCTATCGCCAGCGCCTGGGCGTGGCGCAGGCCATCCTGCACGAGCCGGACATCCTGGTTCTGGACGAACCGACCAATGGGCTCGACCCGTCCCAGATTCAGCACATGCGCGAGCTGATCCGCGAGTTGGCCGAGGCGGCGACGGTGATTGTCTCCACCCACATCCTGCAAGAAGTCGATGCCATCTGCGAGCGAGTGCTGATCATGCGCGCCGGGCACCTGGCGCTGGATTGCAAGCTCGGCGAGCTGGCCGGTGCACCGCGACTGCTGGTGACCCTGGATCAGGCCGAAGACAGCGCCCGCGAAGCCTTGGCTGCGGCCGAAGGCGTGACCGACTTCGAGCGACTGGCCGCCAAGGATGGCCCAACGGAACAACACAGCTATGCGCTCGGCACCACAGATGCCACTGCGCTGGCACCGCGCATTGCCCGGCTGGTCAACGAACGCGGCTGGTCGCTGTATCGCCTGGAGCCGGAACAGCATGATCTGGAAGCCCTGTTCAAGGCGGTGTCGAGTGCCGAGCCGCCCGTCGGGGCGCCGGCCTCGGCCCGGACAACCGCCCCGGAGGTGACCCATGTCTGA
- a CDS encoding cytochrome-c peroxidase, which translates to MKPSSILSLLVLAAVLLVLFDRPATSPSPQILATEPAVATSTPLEPVPAQPSPDAALRNKALSAGLKPLPAGPGPVTGNALTPERIALGRQLFFEPRLSSSHLISCHTCHNLALGGDDNLPTSVGHGWQRGPRNAPTVYNAVYNTAQFWDGRAADLKAQAKGPIQAAVEMANAPEQAVATLRSMPEYVENFTSAFPDDQDPLSFDNLTKAIEAYEATLVTPNAPFDRWLQGEDDALNPLAKQGVARFVDKGCTACHNGVNVGGQAYFPFGLIRKPAERIRPPADKGRFAVTHTPSDEYVFRAAPLRNIALTAPYFHSGQVWSLEEAIAVMGSAQLGVDLTDADIAPIAAFLHSLTGVPPQIDYPMLPVEAATTPKPRL; encoded by the coding sequence ATGAAACCCTCTTCTATCCTGTCCCTGCTGGTGTTGGCTGCGGTGCTGCTTGTGCTGTTTGACCGCCCGGCAACCAGTCCATCGCCCCAGATCCTTGCAACTGAGCCTGCGGTGGCTACCTCAACGCCACTCGAGCCGGTGCCCGCGCAGCCCAGCCCGGATGCTGCGCTGCGCAATAAGGCCCTGTCCGCCGGGCTCAAGCCACTGCCTGCCGGACCCGGTCCGGTCACCGGCAATGCGCTGACACCCGAGCGCATCGCACTCGGTCGGCAGTTGTTCTTTGAACCGCGCTTGTCCTCCAGCCACCTCATTAGCTGTCACACCTGCCATAACCTGGCGCTCGGTGGTGACGATAATTTGCCCACCTCGGTTGGGCACGGCTGGCAGCGCGGGCCGCGCAATGCGCCGACCGTCTACAACGCGGTTTACAACACAGCGCAGTTCTGGGACGGCCGCGCCGCAGATCTCAAAGCCCAGGCCAAAGGCCCGATTCAAGCGGCTGTCGAAATGGCGAATGCGCCGGAGCAGGCGGTCGCAACCCTGCGCAGCATGCCGGAGTACGTTGAGAATTTCACCAGCGCTTTTCCGGACGATCAAGACCCGCTGAGCTTCGATAATCTTACCAAGGCAATCGAAGCCTACGAGGCCACTTTAGTGACACCAAACGCACCCTTCGACCGTTGGCTGCAAGGCGAAGATGACGCGCTCAACCCACTGGCCAAGCAAGGCGTGGCGCGCTTTGTCGACAAGGGCTGTACCGCCTGCCATAACGGAGTGAATGTGGGCGGACAAGCGTATTTTCCCTTCGGGCTGATCCGCAAGCCCGCCGAGCGCATTCGCCCGCCGGCAGACAAGGGACGTTTTGCAGTGACGCATACGCCAAGCGATGAGTATGTCTTCCGTGCCGCGCCGCTGCGCAACATCGCACTGACCGCGCCCTATTTCCACTCCGGGCAGGTCTGGTCGCTGGAAGAGGCCATTGCCGTCATGGGCTCGGCCCAGCTTGGCGTTGACCTGACCGATGCGGACATTGCGCCCATTGCGGCCTTTCTGCACAGCCTGACCGGCGTGCCGCCGCAGATCGACTATCCCATGCTGCCGGTAGAAGCAGCCACGACACCCAAGCCGAGGCTGTAA
- a CDS encoding Gldg family protein has protein sequence MSEITRIARKELSSFFGSPVAYLFIGAFLAACLFVFFWAEGFFARNIADTRPLFDWMPVLLIFLAAALTMRLWSEERRAGTFELLATLPVATWRLVLGKFLAAWALVAVALALTWPLPITVAILGPLDWGPVFGAYLATLLLAASYLAIGLFVSARTDNPIVALIGTVLICAVFYLIGSPALTALVGHSGGELLRLLGSGSRFASINRGVIDLRDLYYYLSIVGVFLALTIYSLERLRWAADSDRPAAHHRWSLIVGLTAANLLAANLWLQQATELRADLTAGHLYSISEATENYLGQLEEPLLIRGYFSADTHPLLAPLVPRLRDLLREYQVAGKGKVQVEFVDPAESPELEREAGEQYGIQPVAFQTETKYQASVVNSYFDILVKYGDEYTTLSFRDLIDVKARGETDLDVQLRNPEYDLTRAIKKVLYGYQGGGDLFAGASGSQGEPIGLRAFVSAPDALPEPLPALREDLEAVATDLSAQGGERFKFEITDPATDPALADDIAERYGIAPLILDLLNPTPFYFSLVLEQGGTAVPVPLPETLDKAGLERVLEAGIKRFAPGVLRTLALYTPEPSGGGFMGAPAGPGYQLLQESLSESFNLRPTDLADGFVPGDADLLLVVAPKDFNDRQRFVIDQFLMQGGTVVMAASPYDVDLSGGEINASIQTTGLEDWLAHLGLEFEPALVLDPRNTPFPIPVQRDLGGFLVEEIQTLDYPYFPDLRGDSLSADSGITANLGQLTMNWASPIRIHQAEEDSAEHPMGAASAATGAASKTKPADLAGRIQTLLQSSAAAWTSASTDMQPDFEAHGALGFPKGDDIGRKTLAVAVRGPFQSAFAGQPSPLLNDQTGATDDASDALDALDDPLDDPLDEAVEPDADGTAAPEDKKPVISGVVAHSPAASRLILIGSASFLTDTAISLASEATQSGYLKPLEFIQNAVEWSLEDRGLLALRGRGQFSRLLEPGGRDSRMFWEYLNYILALGGLVLVYVVHRILRRRHEQAQAAMLEG, from the coding sequence ATGTCTGAGATCACGCGCATCGCCCGCAAGGAGCTGTCGTCCTTTTTTGGCTCCCCGGTGGCCTATCTGTTCATCGGCGCCTTTCTGGCCGCCTGTCTGTTCGTGTTTTTCTGGGCCGAGGGCTTCTTTGCCCGCAATATTGCCGACACCCGGCCCCTGTTCGACTGGATGCCGGTGTTGCTGATTTTCCTTGCCGCCGCGCTGACCATGCGCCTGTGGAGCGAGGAGCGCCGCGCCGGCACCTTCGAGCTGCTCGCCACCTTGCCGGTGGCGACCTGGCGGCTGGTGCTGGGCAAGTTCCTGGCTGCCTGGGCGCTGGTCGCCGTGGCTCTGGCGCTGACCTGGCCGCTGCCCATCACCGTCGCCATCCTCGGGCCGCTCGACTGGGGTCCGGTGTTTGGCGCCTATCTGGCCACCCTGCTGCTGGCGGCGTCCTATCTGGCGATTGGCCTGTTCGTTTCGGCACGCACGGATAATCCCATCGTGGCGCTGATCGGCACGGTGCTGATCTGTGCGGTCTTCTATTTGATCGGCTCCCCGGCCCTGACCGCTCTGGTCGGGCACAGCGGCGGCGAGCTGCTGCGCCTGCTCGGCAGCGGCTCACGCTTCGCGTCCATCAACCGGGGCGTGATCGACCTGCGCGATCTCTACTACTACCTGAGCATTGTTGGCGTCTTCCTGGCCCTGACCATCTACAGCCTGGAGCGCCTGCGCTGGGCGGCGGATTCTGATCGGCCCGCTGCGCATCATCGCTGGAGTCTGATCGTCGGGCTCACCGCCGCCAATCTGCTCGCGGCCAACCTGTGGCTGCAACAGGCCACCGAGCTGCGTGCAGATCTGACCGCCGGCCATCTCTACAGCATCTCGGAGGCGACCGAGAACTATCTCGGCCAGCTTGAGGAGCCGCTGCTGATTCGCGGCTATTTCAGCGCCGACACCCACCCGCTGCTTGCGCCTCTGGTGCCCCGGTTGCGCGATCTGCTGCGCGAGTATCAGGTGGCCGGCAAGGGTAAGGTGCAAGTGGAATTTGTCGATCCGGCCGAGTCGCCGGAGCTGGAGCGCGAGGCCGGCGAGCAGTATGGCATCCAGCCGGTCGCCTTCCAGACGGAGACCAAGTATCAGGCCTCGGTGGTCAATTCCTACTTCGACATTCTGGTCAAGTACGGCGATGAATACACCACACTCAGCTTCCGCGATTTGATCGATGTCAAAGCGCGTGGCGAGACCGATCTGGACGTGCAACTGCGCAATCCGGAGTATGACCTGACCCGCGCGATCAAAAAGGTGCTCTACGGCTATCAGGGCGGCGGCGATCTGTTCGCCGGCGCCTCTGGAAGCCAGGGGGAACCCATCGGCCTGCGCGCCTTCGTCTCCGCCCCCGATGCCCTGCCCGAGCCCTTGCCGGCGTTGCGCGAGGATCTTGAGGCTGTCGCGACCGACTTGTCCGCCCAGGGCGGTGAGCGCTTCAAGTTTGAGATCACCGATCCGGCCACCGATCCGGCGTTGGCCGACGACATCGCCGAACGCTATGGCATTGCGCCGCTGATTCTGGATCTGCTCAATCCCACGCCCTTCTATTTCTCGCTGGTGCTGGAGCAAGGCGGAACCGCCGTGCCCGTGCCTCTGCCCGAAACCCTGGACAAAGCCGGCCTGGAGCGCGTGTTGGAAGCTGGCATCAAGCGTTTTGCGCCCGGCGTACTGCGCACCCTCGCGCTCTACACGCCGGAGCCCAGCGGAGGTGGCTTCATGGGTGCACCGGCGGGGCCGGGCTATCAGCTGTTGCAGGAGAGTCTGAGCGAGAGCTTCAACCTGCGTCCGACCGATCTCGCCGATGGCTTTGTGCCGGGTGATGCTGACCTGCTGCTGGTGGTCGCGCCCAAGGATTTCAACGACAGGCAGCGCTTCGTGATCGATCAGTTCCTGATGCAGGGCGGCACCGTGGTCATGGCCGCCTCGCCCTACGATGTTGATCTGAGCGGCGGGGAGATCAACGCCAGCATCCAGACCACCGGACTTGAGGACTGGCTGGCGCACCTCGGCCTTGAATTTGAGCCTGCGCTGGTGCTCGACCCGCGCAACACGCCTTTTCCGATTCCGGTGCAGCGCGATCTTGGCGGCTTCCTGGTCGAGGAGATACAGACGCTCGACTATCCCTACTTCCCCGACCTGCGCGGCGACAGCCTGTCGGCCGACAGCGGCATCACCGCCAACCTCGGGCAGTTGACCATGAACTGGGCCTCACCGATTCGCATCCATCAAGCCGAAGAAGACAGCGCCGAGCACCCCATGGGAGCGGCTTCAGCCGCGACCGGCGCCGCCAGCAAGACCAAGCCCGCCGACCTGGCCGGCCGCATCCAAACCCTGCTGCAAAGCTCAGCTGCCGCCTGGACCAGCGCCTCGACCGACATGCAGCCGGACTTTGAGGCGCATGGCGCGCTTGGCTTCCCGAAAGGCGACGACATCGGCCGCAAGACGCTCGCCGTCGCCGTTCGCGGACCTTTCCAGTCGGCCTTTGCCGGTCAGCCCTCACCATTGCTCAACGACCAAACGGGCGCCACCGACGACGCATCTGATGCGCTTGATGCGCTCGACGACCCACTTGATGATCCGCTCGACGAGGCCGTTGAGCCAGACGCCGACGGGACAGCCGCGCCCGAGGACAAGAAACCCGTGATTTCGGGCGTGGTCGCCCATTCCCCGGCCGCCTCGCGCCTGATCCTGATCGGCTCGGCCAGCTTCCTGACCGACACCGCCATCAGCCTGGCCTCCGAGGCGACCCAAAGCGGCTATCTGAAACCACTGGAATTCATCCAGAACGCCGTCGAATGGTCGCTCGAAGATCGCGGCCTGCTCGCCCTGCGCGGACGCGGCCAGTTCAGTCGACTGCTGGAGCCGGGCGGGCGCGATAGCCGCATGTTCTGGGAATATCTCAACTACATCCTGGCCTTGGGCGGACTGGTGCTGGTGTATGTCGTGCATCGCATCCTGCGCCGACGCCACGAACAGGCCCAGGCGGCCATGCTGGAGGGCTGA
- a CDS encoding DUF4340 domain-containing protein has protein sequence MTKTILNPSRRPGDSGWPAVLRTPAVIGLAALLAVQLLLAAVSGAVSGGSSRLAPAATDTPFAAFDAEQIERIEVTTPDSEAPLLLSRTDTSWTIPALGDFPAEATRVDQLLDALAGLHRPLPIATSAEARERFKVADDAFEERIVLSDGQGAVSTLILGDSPGFRRRYLRPAGDDSIYDVRFEVFNLSDRSSDWIAHDRLQLEPNQIQRIATNDWTLTKDGETWRLTGADGELDQAKVDELLSTLANLSYRDVLGTEAPEDFDPAAPLLALDIDLAEGDSRRYLIAEQPSEAEDAGKNFVLKADNQPYYFLLSEFDLQPLVETKATDLIQPPESAGAQAASDPADTENAPVRQGPMPPSP, from the coding sequence ATGACCAAGACCATCCTCAACCCATCCAGGAGGCCGGGCGACTCAGGCTGGCCCGCAGTCCTCCGCACCCCGGCGGTCATCGGGCTTGCGGCCCTGCTCGCGGTGCAGCTCTTGCTCGCCGCCGTCAGCGGCGCCGTCAGCGGCGGTAGCAGTCGCCTGGCGCCCGCCGCGACCGACACACCGTTTGCGGCCTTCGACGCCGAACAGATCGAGCGCATCGAGGTCACCACGCCGGACAGCGAAGCACCGCTGCTATTAAGCCGCACGGACACCAGCTGGACCATCCCGGCCCTCGGCGACTTCCCGGCCGAGGCCACGCGCGTCGACCAACTGCTCGACGCCCTGGCCGGCCTGCATCGCCCGCTGCCGATCGCAACCAGCGCGGAGGCGCGGGAACGCTTCAAGGTCGCGGATGACGCCTTCGAGGAGCGCATCGTATTGAGCGACGGCCAAGGGGCCGTCTCCACACTGATCCTCGGCGACTCCCCCGGCTTCCGTCGCCGCTATCTGCGCCCGGCGGGAGACGACAGCATCTATGATGTGCGCTTCGAGGTCTTCAACCTGTCCGATCGGTCCAGCGACTGGATCGCGCACGACCGGCTGCAACTGGAACCTAACCAGATCCAGCGCATCGCCACCAACGACTGGACCCTGACCAAAGACGGCGAGACTTGGCGCCTGACCGGAGCCGACGGAGAGCTTGATCAGGCCAAGGTCGACGAACTGCTCAGCACCCTGGCCAATCTCAGCTACCGCGACGTCCTCGGCACCGAAGCGCCCGAAGATTTCGACCCCGCGGCCCCGCTGCTCGCGCTCGACATCGACCTCGCCGAAGGCGACAGCCGGCGGTATCTGATCGCCGAGCAACCAAGCGAAGCAGAAGACGCCGGCAAAAACTTTGTGCTAAAAGCTGACAACCAGCCGTACTACTTCCTGCTGTCGGAATTCGACCTCCAACCACTGGTCGAAACCAAGGCGACAGACCTGATTCAGCCGCCCGAGTCAGCCGGAGCGCAAGCGGCATCTGACCCTGCCGACACGGAAAACGCGCCGGTGCGGCAAGGTCCCATGCCGCCGAGTCCCTAA
- a CDS encoding alkene reductase, which yields MTERADDPLFSPLTAGELELPNRIVLAPLTRSRAGQPGNVPRQLNADYYAQRAGAGLILSEATNISQIATGYALTPGIYTDQQVAGWRLVTDAVHAAGGRMLLQLWHCGRMSHESLHPGEAPRAPSAIRCDSCQVFTVDAEGRGGLTPVSPPQAMTAAEIKSTIDDYARAARNAMAAGFDGVQVHSANGYLLHQFLASNTNTRTDGYGGSLTNRCRLLFEVMDAVLAEVPAGRVSVRLSPLFGLNGMADANPADTFGTVAAHLNRLGIAVLEIADTDVMAGAEPRMEQMRDFTRKRFDGALMLNGGYTPERARATISAGDGDCVSFGRLFLANPDLPERIGRDGPYNEPNQATFYGGGAEGYTDYPALAG from the coding sequence ATGACTGAACGCGCCGATGATCCATTGTTTTCCCCGCTGACAGCCGGAGAGCTCGAGCTGCCCAATCGCATCGTTCTCGCGCCCCTGACGCGCTCGCGTGCCGGGCAGCCGGGCAATGTGCCCAGACAGCTGAATGCTGATTACTACGCCCAGCGCGCCGGTGCGGGACTGATCCTGTCAGAGGCGACCAATATCTCCCAGATCGCCACCGGCTATGCACTGACGCCCGGGATTTATACCGACCAGCAAGTCGCCGGCTGGCGTCTGGTGACCGATGCCGTGCATGCCGCCGGCGGGCGCATGTTGCTGCAGCTGTGGCATTGCGGGCGCATGTCGCATGAGTCCCTGCATCCAGGCGAGGCGCCGCGTGCGCCCTCGGCCATCCGCTGTGATAGTTGCCAAGTGTTCACTGTCGATGCCGAAGGCCGTGGCGGTCTGACACCGGTCTCCCCGCCGCAGGCCATGACCGCGGCTGAGATCAAATCCACTATCGACGACTACGCCCGCGCGGCGCGCAACGCCATGGCGGCCGGCTTTGACGGCGTGCAGGTGCACAGCGCCAATGGCTATCTGCTGCATCAGTTCCTCGCCAGCAACACCAACACCCGTACCGACGGCTATGGTGGCAGCTTGACCAATCGCTGCCGGCTGTTGTTTGAGGTGATGGACGCGGTGCTAGCCGAGGTGCCGGCAGGGCGCGTCAGTGTGCGTCTCTCCCCGCTGTTTGGCCTGAACGGCATGGCCGATGCCAACCCCGCCGACACCTTCGGCACCGTCGCCGCTCATCTCAACCGCCTGGGCATTGCCGTGCTAGAGATTGCCGATACCGATGTCATGGCCGGCGCCGAGCCACGCATGGAGCAGATGCGCGATTTCACCCGAAAGCGTTTCGATGGTGCTCTGATGTTGAATGGCGGTTACACGCCAGAGCGGGCACGCGCGACCATCTCCGCCGGCGATGGGGATTGCGTGTCCTTCGGGCGGCTGTTCCTGGCCAATCCGGATCTACCCGAGCGGATCGGCCGCGACGGCCCATACAACGAGCCGAACCAAGCCACTTTCTATGGCGGCGGGGCGGAAGGCTATACCGACTATCCAGCTCTGGCGGGCTGA